A DNA window from Bacteroides cellulosilyticus contains the following coding sequences:
- a CDS encoding fimbrillin family protein codes for MKLKITSLLLCASMIGFYACSNENEEGQYTKSSSLRITTDITTRSVIESSTFNSGDQIGILASNGNQTNVCATYNNTKWTLEKSISLTETPALIYAYYPYRNDCRVQKVNVDITSDAIVTGQADYLYGMSAKEASATFPDAFIHFNHALARITLSIKRSAEDPGYGVLSKVRLQNAGSNKTIATSGWMDITTGEISDKVAGTISLDVDYTLSSETVQNVDILVIPAAMETEGMAELALTIDNSQYIVKMPAATWEAEQQYTYPITINRADAHIVVTPAKVGDYYYSDGLWSTEYDANRTCIGIVFALSEEKDGDINVSLSESMHGRIVALEDIGKFAWGPAVDIEGIMNYYECAWATEDISPDQYFLPIDGENQYYNVPEEYLLPYNYYNWPTTKGAEFSLTDYAGRQHSSYLKTEEYPAGYACYSYSPAKGDKGFWYLPSTGELGRLMMACGIKMIDNSKQKVFNNLFINLEEYDSYSRHYWTSTEGIKNFGGGDIHYDAWLGSLKDGSLDVCGDILDEHSTDIYTKETAFNVRPVASF; via the coding sequence ATGAAACTAAAAATAACATCACTGCTTCTTTGCGCAAGTATGATAGGTTTCTATGCTTGCAGCAATGAGAATGAAGAAGGACAGTATACCAAAAGTTCTTCCCTCCGCATTACGACCGATATTACCACCCGTTCAGTGATTGAATCTTCCACATTCAATAGTGGCGACCAGATAGGTATATTAGCCTCCAACGGCAATCAGACGAATGTCTGTGCAACATACAATAATACAAAATGGACTTTAGAAAAAAGCATATCATTAACAGAAACGCCTGCCTTGATCTATGCTTATTATCCTTACAGAAATGACTGTAGAGTTCAAAAGGTCAACGTGGATATTACATCCGATGCAATCGTTACGGGTCAAGCAGATTATCTTTACGGAATGTCAGCAAAAGAAGCAAGTGCAACTTTTCCTGATGCATTTATCCATTTCAATCATGCCTTAGCACGCATCACTTTGTCCATCAAACGTAGTGCTGAAGATCCCGGTTATGGTGTGCTTTCCAAAGTTCGTTTACAGAACGCTGGAAGCAATAAAACTATTGCAACTTCCGGTTGGATGGATATTACTACGGGAGAAATATCAGATAAAGTAGCAGGTACCATTTCATTGGATGTGGACTACACACTCAGTAGTGAAACTGTCCAAAATGTAGATATACTCGTAATACCTGCTGCAATGGAAACGGAAGGTATGGCAGAACTGGCATTGACGATTGATAATTCGCAATACATCGTAAAGATGCCTGCTGCTACATGGGAGGCAGAGCAGCAATACACTTATCCTATTACGATTAACAGGGCAGACGCACATATTGTAGTAACTCCGGCCAAAGTAGGCGATTACTATTATAGTGACGGTTTATGGTCAACGGAATATGATGCCAATAGAACCTGCATAGGCATAGTCTTTGCTTTGAGCGAAGAAAAAGACGGAGATATAAATGTATCTTTATCAGAGTCTATGCATGGAAGAATTGTAGCATTAGAAGATATAGGTAAGTTTGCATGGGGACCTGCTGTCGATATAGAAGGTATAATGAATTACTACGAATGTGCATGGGCAACAGAAGACATTTCACCTGATCAATATTTCCTGCCCATTGACGGAGAAAACCAGTATTATAATGTGCCAGAAGAGTATCTACTCCCATATAATTATTACAATTGGCCAACCACAAAAGGGGCTGAGTTTTCCTTAACTGATTATGCAGGACGACAACATTCATCCTACTTAAAAACAGAAGAATATCCGGCTGGCTATGCATGTTATTCTTATTCGCCTGCTAAAGGTGACAAAGGATTTTGGTATCTACCTTCAACTGGTGAATTGGGAAGATTAATGATGGCATGCGGTATTAAAATGATAGATAATTCAAAACAAAAGGTATTCAATAATCTATTTATCAATTTAGAAGAATATGATTCGTATTCTAGGCATTATTGGACTTCAACAGAAGGAATAAAGAACTTTGGCGGAGGAGATATTCACTATGATGCTTGGCTTGGTTCTTTAAAAGACGGATCTTTAGATGTCTGTGGTGACATATTAGATGAGCATTCTACAGACATATATACCAAAGAAACAGCATTTAATGTTCGTCCAGTTGCTTCTTTCTAA
- a CDS encoding SUMF1/EgtB/PvdO family nonheme iron enzyme, whose product MKRIQSIFYVATMIGGMLSVASCSNEDEVATVGKQVPLEVQVDGVQTTRSIIEGSKFVDDCQYGIFTSSEMAIIENGVNLCVNYSKGNSTLSKNVYLPEGVDVPVYAYYPYNANYSNIEYLLQMPIDATTQTDYLYGYSADSDNRLTYVNTEQPKANIYFKHAMARVTMRIKKSADNEKTYKFPYINLLNVDKSAYVNVLENGAILDPSGTSNLTAKPSDYALENSDNEIVADFLVIPGNTEGKKIMLNMSDNISSFENGLSAAVPVTNWKAGQQYTYTVTIKNGSLDINQAEISEWKNSEQGGIEIGDDNYLKEKITNEVKGVQFSMILVKAGTFTMGATEEQVNPDDNEKPAHQVTLTRDYYIGETEVTQGLWQAVMGGIPPSDVTLPAMGIAYYDAADDFMKQINSLTGKEFRLPTEAEWEYAARGGDQSKGFMYSGSNNLGEVAWYTMNSNDVIHPVATKQPNELGIYDMSGNVLEWCSDRLDKYSAGPQVDPEVFILGSHPILRGGSYWSIDKSDNASECRVSRRKIIAMNGRYGYVGFRLVLVP is encoded by the coding sequence ATGAAAAGAATTCAATCTATATTTTACGTGGCAACGATGATAGGCGGTATGCTGTCCGTTGCGTCATGTAGCAACGAAGATGAAGTTGCGACTGTCGGCAAACAAGTTCCGCTGGAAGTACAAGTAGACGGGGTGCAGACTACCCGTAGCATTATCGAAGGTAGTAAGTTTGTTGATGATTGCCAGTATGGTATCTTTACAAGCAGTGAAATGGCCATTATCGAGAATGGGGTGAATTTATGCGTCAATTACTCGAAAGGTAACAGTACGCTTAGTAAGAATGTGTACCTGCCCGAAGGTGTGGATGTGCCCGTATATGCCTATTATCCGTATAATGCAAATTATTCAAATATAGAATATTTATTGCAAATGCCCATTGACGCCACTACCCAAACGGATTACTTATATGGATATAGCGCCGACAGCGACAATAGGCTGACGTATGTCAATACTGAGCAGCCCAAGGCTAATATCTACTTCAAGCATGCCATGGCTCGCGTAACGATGAGAATTAAGAAATCGGCAGACAATGAGAAAACTTATAAGTTTCCTTATATCAATCTCTTGAATGTGGATAAAAGTGCTTACGTGAATGTGCTGGAAAACGGTGCAATTCTTGATCCTTCAGGAACTTCCAATCTCACTGCAAAGCCTTCTGATTATGCACTTGAGAACTCTGACAATGAAATTGTTGCTGATTTCCTTGTCATTCCAGGAAATACAGAAGGGAAAAAGATCATGCTGAATATGAGCGATAATATCAGCAGTTTCGAGAATGGACTCTCTGCTGCTGTACCGGTGACGAACTGGAAGGCAGGACAGCAGTATACGTATACGGTGACGATAAAGAATGGTAGTCTTGATATCAATCAGGCGGAGATTAGCGAATGGAAGAATAGTGAACAAGGAGGAATTGAGATAGGAGATGATAACTATTTAAAGGAGAAAATAACCAATGAAGTGAAAGGTGTACAATTTTCAATGATTCTTGTAAAGGCAGGCACATTCACTATGGGGGCAACAGAAGAACAAGTAAATCCTGATGATAATGAAAAACCCGCTCATCAAGTAACCCTAACAAGAGACTATTATATAGGAGAAACAGAAGTAACGCAGGGGTTATGGCAAGCCGTTATGGGAGGAATACCACCAAGTGACGTTACTCTTCCTGCAATGGGGATAGCTTATTACGATGCTGCTGACGACTTTATGAAGCAGATCAACAGTCTGACAGGAAAAGAATTCCGTCTTCCCACGGAAGCCGAATGGGAATATGCAGCTCGTGGTGGAGATCAATCTAAAGGTTTCATGTATAGTGGAAGCAATAACCTCGGTGAGGTAGCATGGTATACTATGAACAGTAATGATGTAATCCATCCTGTAGCTACTAAGCAACCTAATGAATTGGGCATTTATGACATGAGTGGTAATGTATTGGAATGGTGTAGTGATCGGCTTGATAAGTACAGTGCTGGTCCACAAGTCGATCCGGAAGTGTTTATTCTCGGCTCTCATCCCATTTTGCGTGGTGGCAGTTACTGGAGTATCGACAAATCGGACAATGCCAGCGAATGCCGAGTATCTCGTCGAAAAATCATAGCAATGAACGGCAGATATGGTTATGTTGGTTTCCGCCTTGTACTGGTTCCTTGA
- a CDS encoding fimbrillin family protein → MKKIRYILMMALGVCAMMAGCQELDSPTNNIPTIQTGDATEITATSATITAILSNGTASGRVIFQISTSEDMSDAYESENMLLRNLAPGTTYYYIAMMRSFDGKNEVKGEMKSFTTNSSIRLESVMLTDWEGKTENVTWDFLGTYLITDNGEFSLYGGYGNMYTTKKYDSATEKDLWNLPKEIVPPANTPLKLCAYFPYIENKKADDMFVRVDTYKYDDEIMWGCSETITDKNPVAHIKMKQVLSRIILLVKAGEHFNSNTTITSVVIMDNGKNLLPTGADLDIATGEFGNRSYMEDGNFRQTNITPTDEASQAFMNLIPSEFGEKTVSLLLSTSEGHSIKVDFPASSWEAGKVYEYPVTIDDAVITIGDVTIREWENNEGGDITVND, encoded by the coding sequence ATGAAAAAGATACGATATATATTAATGATGGCATTGGGCGTATGCGCCATGATGGCCGGATGTCAGGAATTAGATAGTCCCACCAATAATATTCCCACAATTCAAACGGGAGATGCAACAGAAATTACAGCAACAAGCGCCACGATTACCGCAATTTTAAGTAATGGCACAGCCAGTGGCAGAGTCATTTTCCAGATTTCCACCTCAGAAGATATGAGTGATGCTTATGAAAGCGAGAATATGTTACTGAGGAACTTGGCCCCCGGCACCACCTATTATTATATAGCCATGATGCGTAGTTTCGATGGGAAGAATGAGGTAAAGGGAGAGATGAAGTCCTTCACAACAAACAGCTCCATCAGGCTGGAATCTGTTATGCTGACTGATTGGGAGGGCAAAACAGAAAATGTAACATGGGATTTCTTAGGCACTTACCTCATTACGGACAACGGAGAATTCTCACTATACGGTGGCTATGGCAATATGTATACCACGAAAAAATATGACTCTGCCACCGAGAAAGACCTTTGGAATCTTCCTAAAGAGATTGTTCCTCCTGCCAACACCCCTCTTAAACTTTGCGCTTACTTCCCCTATATAGAAAATAAGAAAGCGGACGATATGTTTGTTCGCGTGGATACATATAAATATGATGATGAGATTATGTGGGGATGCAGTGAAACAATCACCGACAAGAACCCTGTCGCCCACATAAAAATGAAACAGGTGTTGTCCCGTATCATTTTGCTCGTGAAGGCGGGAGAACATTTTAATTCCAATACTACCATTACAAGCGTAGTCATCATGGATAATGGGAAGAATTTACTGCCTACGGGTGCAGATTTAGACATAGCCACAGGAGAATTTGGAAACCGCAGTTATATGGAAGATGGTAATTTCCGGCAAACCAACATTACTCCGACAGACGAGGCATCTCAAGCGTTCATGAATCTGATTCCTTCCGAATTTGGAGAGAAGACGGTTTCTTTACTCTTAAGTACGAGCGAGGGTCACTCTATCAAAGTAGATTTCCCGGCTTCAAGTTGGGAAGCCGGAAAGGTATACGAATATCCTGTCACCATTGATGACGCAGTAATTACTATCGGCGATGTCACTATAAGAGAGTGGGAAAATAACGAGGGGGGCGATATCACAGTTAACGACTAA
- a CDS encoding carboxypeptidase-like regulatory domain-containing protein: MKKLLLLGFFLSLGGFYLSAQNTVSGIVTDKKGNPIPGAKVEIKGGTESTITELDGTFTLETKTPAQKVKVYYVGMQAKEQKVKPDMLIKMSDSSWWREKPDKYKWLVGVQMAIPDNAEFKPSLGLMLGRVKDIGWYVKGVYSKEPDTNGSMKAEDYYQHWLTGKMEQNYWNATAGFIARLWSPIHVYVGAGYSDRTVAWEEFDGNSVEYEPDSYNGIVIECGVMLKIKRFFINGGVMLNNDSNSFKDCVGNFGVGMYF, translated from the coding sequence ATGAAGAAATTACTATTACTGGGCTTTTTCCTCTCGCTGGGCGGCTTTTATCTATCCGCACAGAACACGGTGAGTGGAATTGTTACGGACAAGAAGGGAAACCCTATTCCGGGAGCCAAAGTTGAAATCAAGGGAGGGACTGAATCAACCATTACAGAGCTGGACGGTACGTTTACACTGGAGACAAAAACTCCAGCGCAAAAGGTGAAAGTCTACTATGTGGGTATGCAGGCGAAAGAACAGAAGGTGAAACCGGATATGCTTATCAAAATGTCGGACAGCAGCTGGTGGCGGGAAAAGCCGGACAAGTATAAGTGGCTGGTGGGCGTGCAGATGGCTATTCCTGATAATGCAGAATTTAAACCTTCATTGGGGTTGATGCTGGGACGGGTGAAGGACATCGGTTGGTATGTGAAAGGAGTGTACAGCAAGGAGCCCGATACCAATGGTTCCATGAAAGCTGAAGACTACTACCAACATTGGCTGACCGGCAAAATGGAACAAAACTATTGGAATGCCACAGCCGGTTTCATAGCTCGCCTATGGAGTCCTATTCATGTTTATGTAGGCGCAGGCTACTCTGACCGTACGGTAGCTTGGGAAGAATTTGATGGAAATTCTGTAGAATATGAGCCTGACAGCTATAATGGAATTGTCATTGAGTGCGGTGTGATGCTGAAAATAAAAAGATTCTTCATCAATGGAGGTGTAATGCTGAATAACGATTCAAACAGTTTCAAAGATTGTGTGGGCAACTTCGGTGTTGGTATGTACTTTTAA
- a CDS encoding caspase family protein, with the protein MMKKQLLSIGLLVCSCIAYQPVQAQSLDKANTEYKNFVRLNNENADKGTLYVTLYDCYKEYVAVLKSAAPGSPSYEQAKSTLRDIHPYLQNGAIYNSQKGSQQNALLMAQAYIDVPLMEAFRTESFPKDNYYATMAYFAASGTYNVKDYAKAIVYFQEYLKTGDPKNRKSVFSYMAKACSNIKNYTLAKTVLDEAINSYPSDFNLLSMGINCCIDLKDNEGLQKYVSKALIIKPNDNTLLNIQGKLYEETQEYQKALQVYTTLRNTNPRSLDIYKHLGLNYYNLGVLFNNKGTMEKNSSAAKKLIKQSEEYFSAAVTIFKDVLASDPTSLKYMEALATSYQCLGNSGEMSALNNKISSLGGNAVSASSIPSLMAFSDNGVPASPPAATSTTAKNYNSLLFATPAATASAEEVPEYQTFAKSYVEEKIKTWQLKDDYETVDEYKARVTETTRDAKVKELLAEAEKQYIRTYTQGIRFSEMELKPYDADNRAFLVESKFGELVVPVPRENNEARIFESSWKGMQFKDPQFCINNGKLALASLTFVTPTGNSYRYDNKEAVNYAATTVDVRFDAIDYGILAQADASTAPASRIQKNEIKVGSSDVDINIPEVRANNDKTFAVIISNENYTMVSKVPMALNDGETFSRYCEKTLGIPKDNIRFYPDASYGTMLRAMRDIKDISNAYAGQIKVVFYYAGHGIPNEATKDAFLLPIDADGQQTEGCYSLNKLYTELGGLNANYVVVFLDACFSGAQRDGGMLASARGVALKAKKEDPKGNMVIFSAASGDETAFPYKDKGHGLFTYFLLKKLQESKGNTTLEELGSYLTEKVKQQSVVVNRKVQTPTVSPSATLSSSWKELKLKP; encoded by the coding sequence ATGATGAAGAAACAGTTATTGTCAATTGGTTTGTTGGTTTGTTCCTGCATCGCATATCAGCCGGTGCAGGCACAATCGCTTGATAAGGCTAATACGGAATACAAGAATTTTGTCCGCCTGAATAATGAGAATGCGGACAAAGGTACGCTCTACGTAACCCTGTATGACTGTTACAAAGAGTATGTAGCCGTACTGAAGTCCGCTGCCCCCGGCAGCCCCTCCTACGAGCAGGCCAAAAGCACGTTGCGCGACATCCATCCGTATCTTCAGAACGGAGCCATCTACAATTCGCAGAAGGGAAGCCAGCAAAACGCATTGCTGATGGCGCAGGCTTATATAGATGTTCCGCTGATGGAAGCCTTTCGGACAGAGTCTTTCCCGAAAGACAACTACTACGCCACAATGGCTTATTTTGCCGCATCCGGCACTTACAATGTGAAGGATTATGCGAAAGCAATCGTCTATTTCCAAGAGTACCTGAAGACCGGGGATCCAAAGAACAGGAAAAGCGTATTCAGCTACATGGCAAAGGCATGCTCAAATATTAAGAACTATACTTTGGCCAAAACCGTGCTCGATGAAGCGATAAACAGTTATCCTTCGGACTTCAACCTCCTGTCTATGGGTATCAACTGTTGCATCGACCTCAAGGATAATGAAGGTTTGCAGAAATATGTATCCAAAGCATTGATTATAAAACCCAACGACAACACCTTGCTTAACATCCAGGGGAAACTCTACGAAGAAACGCAGGAATACCAGAAAGCACTGCAGGTTTATACCACGCTGCGCAACACCAATCCGCGCAGCTTGGACATATACAAGCATCTGGGACTGAATTATTATAATCTGGGAGTGCTTTTCAACAATAAAGGCACCATGGAAAAGAATTCATCGGCTGCCAAAAAACTCATAAAGCAATCCGAAGAGTACTTCTCGGCTGCCGTGACTATCTTCAAAGACGTACTGGCATCAGACCCCACCTCTCTGAAATATATGGAAGCGCTGGCTACCTCCTACCAATGTCTGGGTAATTCGGGCGAAATGAGCGCCCTGAACAATAAGATATCTTCATTGGGCGGAAATGCCGTATCAGCTTCTTCCATACCTTCACTGATGGCTTTCTCGGATAACGGTGTCCCGGCTTCGCCCCCTGCGGCAACCTCTACAACGGCAAAGAACTACAACTCACTGCTCTTTGCAACCCCTGCGGCAACCGCCTCTGCGGAAGAAGTGCCCGAATACCAGACTTTTGCCAAAAGCTACGTAGAAGAGAAAATAAAAACCTGGCAGCTCAAGGACGATTATGAAACAGTAGACGAATATAAGGCACGCGTAACCGAAACCACCCGCGACGCCAAGGTCAAAGAACTCCTGGCGGAAGCCGAGAAACAATATATCCGGACTTATACACAGGGCATACGCTTCAGCGAAATGGAGTTGAAACCATACGATGCCGACAACCGCGCTTTCCTTGTAGAATCTAAATTCGGCGAACTGGTGGTTCCCGTTCCCCGCGAGAATAATGAGGCCCGTATCTTCGAGAGCAGTTGGAAAGGAATGCAGTTTAAAGATCCCCAATTTTGCATTAACAATGGAAAGTTGGCATTAGCAAGTCTGACTTTCGTCACCCCCACCGGCAACTCTTACCGGTACGATAATAAGGAAGCGGTAAATTATGCGGCAACCACGGTAGACGTGCGTTTCGATGCCATCGACTATGGTATACTGGCACAAGCAGACGCCTCTACTGCTCCTGCTTCAAGGATACAAAAGAATGAAATCAAGGTTGGAAGTTCGGATGTAGATATAAACATACCGGAAGTACGTGCCAACAACGACAAAACCTTTGCCGTCATTATTTCTAATGAGAATTATACCATGGTATCTAAAGTTCCAATGGCACTGAACGACGGAGAAACCTTCAGCCGCTACTGTGAAAAGACATTAGGAATACCTAAAGATAATATCCGTTTTTATCCCGATGCTTCCTATGGAACGATGCTACGTGCCATGCGTGATATCAAAGATATATCCAATGCTTATGCGGGACAAATAAAAGTAGTGTTCTACTATGCCGGGCACGGCATCCCCAACGAAGCCACTAAAGACGCTTTCCTGCTTCCTATTGACGCCGACGGTCAGCAGACAGAAGGATGCTACTCGCTCAACAAACTCTATACGGAACTGGGCGGACTGAACGCCAATTATGTAGTGGTCTTTCTGGATGCTTGTTTCAGTGGTGCACAACGTGATGGCGGTATGCTTGCTTCCGCCCGTGGCGTAGCATTGAAAGCGAAGAAAGAAGATCCGAAAGGAAACATGGTTATCTTCAGTGCCGCCTCGGGCGATGAAACTGCTTTTCCTTATAAAGACAAAGGACATGGATTATTCACTTACTTCTTACTAAAGAAGTTACAGGAAAGCAAAGGGAATACAACGCTGGAAGAGCTAGGCAGTTATCTGACGGAGAAGGTTAAACAGCAATCGGTTGTAGTGAACCGGAAAGTACAAACGCCAACAGTATCTCCTTCGGCAACATTGAGCAGCAGCTGGAAAGAATTAAAGCTAAAGCCATAA